From Candidatus Cloacimonadaceae bacterium:
TGCCTCCGCGATCCCTTTCTCCAAATAGGATCGAGCCCAGGCGCAGCAGGTTCGAACCCTCTTCCAGGGCGATCAGATAATCATCGCTCATGCCCATGGAGAGATACTTCATCTCCACGTTGGGGATATTCTCACTTTTGAAGTGTTCAAAGAGTTCCCGGAGCATGCGAAAATAGGGTCTCGTCTCTTCCGGATCAGGATCGTTGATGCCGATGGTCATCAAGCCCTTAATGCGCAAAAATGGGAATTCCGCGATCTGCAATACGGTCTCGCGGGCGTTTTCAAAACTGACTCCGCTTTTGCTCTCTTCCGCGGTGGTATTCACCTGCACGAGAATGTCCTGAATCATGTCCCGGCGTTGAAGCGCCTCATTGAGTTTTTCCGCGATTTCCACGGAATCGATTGAGTGGATCAGAAAGGGTTTGAGCGCGATCAACTGATTGATCTTGTTGGATTGCAGGTGTCCCACAAAGTGAAAGCCGGCATAGGTTTGACGCAGATTCGGTATCTTGCGTACGGCTTCCTGAACCTTGTTTTCGCCGATGTGAGCGATGCCGTTTTTGAGGGCTTGGTTGATCGTCTCCACCGGATGAGTCTTGGTGATCGCCACCAGGATGATCTCATCGGGACTTTTGCCAAGCTCTTTCAGTTTGGCGGCAAGCTCGGTCTTCACTCTGTCTATGCTTTCCCAGATACGGGCCATTTATTCTCCTTTTTCGCATGTTTAAAGTCTTATCTCAGGGACTTTTTGTGTTCGCAGCCACCACTCGGCGGGCGCGTCTATGCAAAGGCAATCACACCATTTTTGCACATCTAATCCATCTTTCCACAAGGCACAGACTGTCAAGAATAATCTCGAAACGCGGACGGGAAAACTGGCCAACGGATAAACCTGCAATGATTTAGTTTGTGGTTTGGAACGGCTTTCCTTCTTTTCCGGATAATTCGATCAAAAATAGACTGAATGCAGGCGGGAAGCATCTTCGGCATACATATCAACATGCAATTTCGGCAAATATGACTACGCATGTTTCTCACCTGATAACATTACTTAAGGTATTTATCGGACGAATTTGTGCGGGAGTTTTGTCTATAGTTGTTCTTGAAGCTTGAGGCTTGAGCTGTCTTTGGGAGCGTCTTTGTGCGGATTTTCTCTTTCCGCAGCATCGGCTATCTATATTTTTGTGAATAAAAAGCTATCCTACAATAATGGAGGCGGTGCATGACCAAGCTGATAAAAATAGCGCTGTTGCTCTGGATCGCAGGCGCTGCCCTGAACGCGGAGCTTGCCTGGCAGGCACCGGTTGTCATCCAGCAGTTGGATAACATCGATTTTCGCGAACAAGGAGTTGCCTGTGCAAACGGCAACACCCTTCTGCTATGGATGCAGGTGATAGAAGGTGAATCCAAGGTCTGCCTCCGTCTCTACGATCAGCAGATGCAGGCGTTGTGGCCCCAACCTCTGATGTTTGATGGTCGTTCCAGTTTCTGGAATTTTGTGACCGAGACCAGTGACGGGGCGTTCATCCTGATAGGCATGCGCAGCAACGGGGTCCATGCCTGGAAGATAGGTGCCGACGGCTCGCATCTGTGGAATCCGCTGGGGATTCAGATACATTCAAACTCCGGCTCAAACACCCCAGTCTTTCCTGAAATTGCTCAAGATATGTCAGGCGGAGCGTATTTTTGCTGGTGGAATCAGACTTACGATAGCAGCCGGCTTCAGCATGTCAATGCCTCTGGCGTAGTATCCCTTCCACTGACTGGGATGCCGCTGGATAGCAGTATTGGTAATGTGCACGCGAAAATGCTTGTACTGGCCGGATAACAGCGTTATTGTCGCTTACAGGATGCCGAATCAGCTCAGGATGAAACGCTTTACGTCTTCCGGAACCATGGTCTGGCCCCAACCGATAACTGTGTCCGGCGCATTTTACCCGCATCCCATGATCTGTGAGTTTACCGATGATAGTTTTGCATTGTCCTGGTGGGATAATGAGGGCTTGAATATCCAGCGCTACAATCATGCCGGAACTGCGCTCTGGAGCCAGCCTACACAGATATTTGCCGATTAGCCGAGTGGTTGGAGCGACAGAACCCATGTGTTTTCGGGTTCGGATGGTTCAGTATTCATCGCTGCTTCGATATGGAACTCGCCCTACCGTATCCAGAAAGTAAACAACGCTGGTCAGCTTCTTTTCGGCACAGGTTTGGAAATTGACGGTAACAGCACCCAATTCCTGCCGGATAACGCGGGGGGGTGCTACATCGGAAGTGTTTACAGGGATGTCTTTCTTGCACACATTAACAGCGCAGGTATGCACAATTGGCAGATCACCGGACTGCCGATCTGCACGGAAGGCAGTTCCCAGCAATACCTCTGGGGAAAATTCTATGACAATAAAGTCCTGCTGGTTTGGATGGATAACCGCTCTTTGGTCAGCGGAATATATGCCCAGGTGATCGAAACGGACGGGGACATGGTTTTTCAGGAGAACGGTCTGCCGCTGCAAAACGGACTGAATTGGGAGATCCAAGGTGCCCAGACCAAGAAGATGAGCGATAAAACCGTGGTTGTCTGGATGCAACGGGATCAATACAATGGAAACTACCGCATCAAGATGCAGATGATCCATGCCAACGGACTGCCCCAGTTCCCCCAAGGTGGCATCGATTTGACAAGAAACTGCCTCAACCAAAACACACTTGCTCTGCCGGAAATCTTCGTCACGACCAATGATGAGGTCTTTGTTTCCTGGTGGGATTCAAGCATCCCCGGTGATACCGTGTTCAAAACCCAATTATTTAGCACGACTGGAGATCCACTCTGGGGTGCCGGCGGTCTGACCATTTCTTCTTTGGGTGAAGATTCCCAGGTTTCCCTTATTAACGATAGTTTTTACATCGTCTTTAGCAAAACCATGCCCAATAATACTATCAGGATCTGGGGACAGAAGATCACGAACGGATCCCTTGCCTGGCCTGACGGGGGAATCCAGTTGGTTGCCGACCATCCCGAGTATCCAGATGCTTCACAGACATACTTGAGATCGCACAAGGATTATCTGGTCTGGAACCTGGAAAACTCCCCCAGAGAAGTTTTTGCACTGCGCTTTACTTCCGAAGGCACGCCCGCGCAGGGATTCGCGCCCTGGGGAAAGCAGATATCACAGCGTCAGGACAATTACTCCATCGGTACCCGGAACACTGGACTGATCAATGACAAGCTGTATTGCGGCTGGTATGAATCTTACCATGTCGGCGAAGGAAATTACAATGTGGTTTATATCCAGCAGGTAGTTTCACCCGATGGGGCGCTCCTAATCAACTCTCCCGGTTTGACCCTGGCAACCATGGGCATAAATATTGGTTTTACGACAGACGGGGTTTTGAATGGCTGGCATTATGGCCATCTTTACGATCTATATAAATACTCCAGCGCGGGTGAATTGTTGTCCTTTCAACAATTATCCCTGACGGCTGCCGGGCAAAACGTGACAACCCGTTTTTTGACGGGATTTGAAGATGGCAACATGGTGCTGCTGGCAAGAATTGGCTCAAGCGTTCTGGGCAATGATAGGTACTATTTTATCAACCCGGAGGGATAAATGATCCAGCCAGCGCAAAACGGACTGTTTGCTCCACCCTTTGGCGCTTTGAATGTAATTTCCGTTTCCTCAGATCCAAATTGCATAAATGTCATGGGGGGGGGCTTCTTCTCTCCCCTACCAGAATATAAACTCGCTCATACTGCAGAAGATACTTCCCGCCGGGAGTTCTGCTCCGGAAGACGAATTGATCCCCTCACCCGGGCTCGAACTATGGCAGAATGCACCCAATCCCTTTGCGTCGATCACAAAATTCGTCTGTGAGGCGAAGGAAAGCACGGAAGCCGAAATCGCCGTTTACAACATCAGGGGGCAGAAAGTCCGCAAGATCCATTCAGGGATACTGGAACGCGGGAGCACGGAATTCAGTTGGGACGGCTTTGATGATAACAAACGTTTCGTGGCTAACGAAATATACCTGATCCGCGCCCATAACGGTAAGAGTTCCAGACTGATCAAAGTATTGAAGTTGCGCTGAATATCTTGTCCCTATGCCGTGAATCCTTTACCGGCAACTTAGCACGGCATTCTTTTATCCCGCTGGTGCAAAAATTGCATGTTGTATGATGAATTTCTTTTTTGTAACCGATGGAGATATTGATGAAAAGACTAATATTGACGATCTTAATGCTGGCAGTGACGGCACTTGCGCTTTTCGCGGAACTGCCCACCTGCTATTATAACTACGCTCAGATATCGCAGATGCTGGATAATTATCAGTCCCAGCATCCAGATATTGCCAGAAAGCACCTGATCGGCTTTTCTCAACAAGACAATGTCCCGATCTATGCCATGCAGATATCGGACAACGTGATGCAGCAGGAGGAGGAACCCGCTCTGCTGTTTGTGGGTCAAGTCCATGCCGAGGAAGTGCTCGGAGTTCAGATTGTGATGAGCAACATCCATCAGATTCTCAACCAGCGCTATCAAACCCCTTTTTCCCAGTGGATCGCCCAGTTGGACATGTGGTTCGTTCCCACACTCAATCCAGAGGGGCACAACGTCGTCACGGCTAATCTGGATACCTCCTACCGCAAAAACAAACGTGACAACAACAACAACGGTATATTTGACTATAGCCCGCTGGTGGGATATGATATCGATGGAGTGGATTTGAACCGCAACATGGACTTTAACTGGGTTCATGGCGACTCTCTGATGCAGGGCGGCGGACTCGAAGTTTGGGACTATTATCGCGGACCGGCAGCGGAAAGCGAAAGCGAATTGCAGGCGATCAAAGCACTCAGCGATCAGAAGAAATTTGTCTATTCCATAGCGTGGCACTCCTCCCGCACGGGAAACTTTTCAGAAAAGGTATATTATTCCTTCAACTGGAAAGAAATCCGCCCTAGCCCGGATATCGTTTTCTTTGCGTCGATCGCCAATGGCACCGGTGCTCAGATCATCAAGGAAGCAGGCGGAGCCAGCTATGAAGTCTCTCCCAATCTCAGCCGCAAAGGCGCTTTTCATGACTGGATGTATCAGCGATATGGCACTGTCCAGCTTTTGATCGAAGCCGGCACTCGCAACCTGCAGCCGGATTCACTCCTGATGGTCAATACCGTCGATCGCTGCAAACTGGGCGTCTGGTGGATGCTAAACCGCTCCCTTCCATTCTCCTCAAGCGTTCCTTCTAGTTCGATGCTCACCGGAAACATCCGCGACGCGGTCACAAACCAGCCCCTCGAAGCCCAGATCATCATCGAGGAACACAACGCTCCCTGGTTTCATCCCCGCACTTCTCATCCCGTAACCGGAAGATATTGGAGACCGCTAACCACCGGACTATACACGATCCGGGCAAGAAAAACGGGCTATTATGACAACGTCATCAACAGCGCCATGGTCAACAACGGTTCCTGGACGGTCCGCAATATCCTGATGCAGCCAAAACCGGCTTCTCAGCTCATCGGAACTGTGCGCAGCAGTGGAACTCCGCTCAACGGCAAGATCATCATTTATGGAATCGAGACGGATACCGTCAATTTCAACGGCAATTTCGTTCACAACAGCTTTGTGGGAACATACCCCATCGAAATCAGCGCGGAGGGATACTTCCCCTATATTGGAACGGTCGAACTCACACCCGGACAGAATCAACACCAGTTTGAGCTCAGTCCGGCACAGATTCTTTTTAGCGAAAACTGGGAAGAGGGCACGTCAAACTGGCAGATTCAAGGTCCCTGGCTGCGTCAAAACGAGCTTTCCGTCTCGGGATTTGCCATCACCGATAGTTGGGGCGGCAGAGGGCTCTATGAGATGAATTGTGACGTCTGGATTCAAACCGCTTCGCCAGTTTTTATCGCCACGACAAATAACGTGCTGCTCAGTTTTGAATCCCATCTCTACACAGAATGGGTTCACGACCCCGTCCTCGTCCAAGTTTCCACCAACGGCGTGGATTGGCAGACGCTTTGGACAAAGTCCGGACGCCACGACGTCTTCAAAACGGAATATGTCCCCCTCAGCGATTTTGCCGGACAGAGCGTCTGGATCAGATTCCGGCTCACCGATCAATCCAACCATGTGGAACTCACCGATCCGGGCTGGACGATAGACAATATCCGGATCATTTCCGGTTTTTCCTCTCCAAACGAGGACAATCTCAATCCCGCGTTGCCGCTCAGCGCACTCTATCCCAATTTTCCCAATCCTTTCAACCCGGAAACCACGATCAAATATAGCCTCGCGGCACAAACACCGGTGAGTCTCGAGATCTTCAACATTCGCGGTCAGAAAGTGCGCAGCCTGGTCAATTCCACCATGCGGGCTGGCAATCATTCCATCGTCTGGAATGGTCGCGATGATCTTGGCTCCTCAGTCTCCAGCGGTGTCTATCTCTATCGCATGCGCGCCGGGGATTATGACAAAACCATCAAAATGATGCTGATGAAATAAAGCTTGATCTTGAGATGCCCAGTGAAAAGGGTTTCTCGCAGGTTTCATGCGGAAAATCTGGAACTAACCCCATTGATAGTATGAAAAGCGGTAAAATCGTCGATATTGAGTGTCGGTGCGGTTTTCGGCTCTTCCGCTATTTCAAGGCGGGCAAGGGCAGGATTATCAAATGTATGATTCCAAGAATCACCGAGGATTTCGTTGGTCTAAAAGGCACTCAAACATATTCCAAACCTTTGTGTCCCGCCTGCAAAAAAGAGCTGGGAATCATCATGATGATTCACGGCGAACCCGCGCTGAAACTGAATCAGGGCAGCATCAAGAGCATCAGGATATAAAAAAGTGCTTGACATATATCCAAGCCTGAGCACTCATGCAAAGAGAAAGTATTTCCGCAATTAACGAAATCAAAGCTATGGAGATAATATGGCGAAAATAACTGCACATATCAGCGTGGGCGCGCTGTCCGACATCGGTCTCAATCCCGCCCGCACAAAGAACGAAGATTATTATGGACGTTTCGATGGAGACTATGGCACTCTTTTTATAGTGTGCGACGGCATGGGCGGGCACGAAGGCGGAGAGATCGCTTCCCGCATTGCGGTGGAATCCATCAAGAGCTATTTTGACGATTACTTTGTTCCCACGGAAGAGATCCCCATCATCGTTCAAAGCATCGATCATGCGCATCAAAACATCCTGGCGACCGCCTCTCGTGATATCGCCATGCTGGATATGGGATCCACCCTCGTGCTGCTGCTTATCAAAGGTAGTCAATTCTGGTATGCCCACAGCGGCGACAGCAGGATCTATATGCGCAGAGGCGATTCCATCAACCGTCTCACCAAAGACCACTCCGAGGTTCAGGGCTTGGTGGATACCGGCGTCATCAGTCCTGAGCAGGCAAAGGAACATCCCCGCCGAAACGTGATCAGCAAGGCTTTGGGACACACAAACTATACTCCGGACGTCTCAGGACCCCACGTTCTCTATCAGGACGACGTCTTTTTGCTCTGCACGGACGGACTCACTGAAT
This genomic window contains:
- a CDS encoding YggS family pyridoxal phosphate-dependent enzyme gives rise to the protein MARIWESIDRVKTELAAKLKELGKSPDEIILVAITKTHPVETINQALKNGIAHIGENKVQEAVRKIPNLRQTYAGFHFVGHLQSNKINQLIALKPFLIHSIDSVEIAEKLNEALQRRDMIQDILVQVNTTAEESKSGVSFENARETVLQIAEFPFLRIKGLMTIGINDPDPEETRPYFRMLRELFEHFKSENIPNVEMKYLSMGMSDDYLIALEEGSNLLRLGSILFGERDRGGRR
- a CDS encoding FlgD immunoglobulin-like domain containing protein: MIPSPGLELWQNAPNPFASITKFVCEAKESTEAEIAVYNIRGQKVRKIHSGILERGSTEFSWDGFDDNKRFVANEIYLIRAHNGKSSRLIKVLKLR
- a CDS encoding M14 family zinc carboxypeptidase encodes the protein MKRLILTILMLAVTALALFAELPTCYYNYAQISQMLDNYQSQHPDIARKHLIGFSQQDNVPIYAMQISDNVMQQEEEPALLFVGQVHAEEVLGVQIVMSNIHQILNQRYQTPFSQWIAQLDMWFVPTLNPEGHNVVTANLDTSYRKNKRDNNNNGIFDYSPLVGYDIDGVDLNRNMDFNWVHGDSLMQGGGLEVWDYYRGPAAESESELQAIKALSDQKKFVYSIAWHSSRTGNFSEKVYYSFNWKEIRPSPDIVFFASIANGTGAQIIKEAGGASYEVSPNLSRKGAFHDWMYQRYGTVQLLIEAGTRNLQPDSLLMVNTVDRCKLGVWWMLNRSLPFSSSVPSSSMLTGNIRDAVTNQPLEAQIIIEEHNAPWFHPRTSHPVTGRYWRPLTTGLYTIRARKTGYYDNVINSAMVNNGSWTVRNILMQPKPASQLIGTVRSSGTPLNGKIIIYGIETDTVNFNGNFVHNSFVGTYPIEISAEGYFPYIGTVELTPGQNQHQFELSPAQILFSENWEEGTSNWQIQGPWLRQNELSVSGFAITDSWGGRGLYEMNCDVWIQTASPVFIATTNNVLLSFESHLYTEWVHDPVLVQVSTNGVDWQTLWTKSGRHDVFKTEYVPLSDFAGQSVWIRFRLTDQSNHVELTDPGWTIDNIRIISGFSSPNEDNLNPALPLSALYPNFPNPFNPETTIKYSLAAQTPVSLEIFNIRGQKVRSLVNSTMRAGNHSIVWNGRDDLGSSVSSGVYLYRMRAGDYDKTIKMMLMK